A segment of the Catenuloplanes nepalensis genome:
GACGACACGCTCGTCACGCTGCTGTTCACCTGCGTCGGCGTTGCCGAGTACCGTTCCCGGCCCGGCGGCGGACCGGGCGCACCGGTGGCGATTCGTGGTGTTGTGCCCCGGATGGGGACTGCGTCCTGACAGGACGGCCTGATGTGGCTAGGTTGTGGCGAGACTTTCATCTATCGGTTTGACGGGAGGCCACCGCTCCATGCGCCTGGTCCACATTCTCGACTGCGTCGACCCGCAGCCGCTCGCCGACTTCTGGTCCCAGGCGCTGGGGTTCCGGGTCGGCGCCTGGGAACCGCCCTACCAGCGCATCGTCGACCCGGCCGGCCGCTGGCCCGACATGATCTTCCAGGCCGTCCCGGAGGAGAAGCGCGGCAAGAATCGCATGCACCTGGACATCCAGCTCACCGACATGCGCGGTGAGCTGGGCCGGTTCCTCGCGCTCGGCGCCCAGCTGGTCCGGGCGCCGCACGACGACAACGGTTACGAGATCGCGACGCTGGCCGACCCGCAGGGCAACGAGTTCTGTCTCGTGGTCCCGCCGCCCGGCTCCTACGACTTCGATCACCTGAAGGCGCTGGAGTAGTGGCGGCTCAGCCCTCCGGCGACACGTAGGACAGCGCGATCGTGAACGCGCCGTCCCGCTGCACCGTCAGCGTGTACGTGTTCCACGGCTCCGCGTCCGCGTCCACGGTGTCGTCATAGAGCTTGATCAGCGTCAGGTCGAACTCCGGCAGCGACGCGACCGGCGTGACCGAACCATCCGGACTGACCACGGTGAGTGACGAGGTGGAGTGGCCGAGGTCGGCCTCGCCGGTCGCGACGATCCGGTCCCTGCCGTCCGGGAGTGCCGCGATCAGCAGCTCGACCAGTGACTTCACAATCTCGTCGTGACGCGGACCGTGCATCTGTGACTCCTGTTCCCCGTTGCGGTATGCGGCGAACCTTACTGAACGTGTGCAAGGACCGGGTGTCATCGGCGCCGCACACCGCCGCCCAAGGATCAAGATCACAAAGCGGGGCCGGTCGGGCGTCGGCATTCCGACGCGCGGCCGCCGCATCATGAAAAGATCAGGACCTCACGGACACGGAGGGTACGCAGATGAGCGACGCCGACCTGATCACGCGCATCGAGGAGCAGGAGAAGCGGCTGCGGTTCGACCGCTTCGACAACGACGTCGCGTGGCGGCTCGGCGTGCTGCTGACCGACACCGCCCGGGAACGCGGCCTGTCCGTCACGATCGACATCCGCCGCGCCGGCCAGCAGCTGTTCCACGCGGCGCTGCCCGGCACCGCGCCGGACAACGACCGCTGGATCGACCGGAAGGTCCGCGTGGTCGAGCGGTTCCAGGCCAGCTCCTACCTGGTCGGCCGCCGCCTCGCCGCGAAGGGCCGCACGCTCGACGAGAGCCAGGGCGTCGACCCGGCGGAGTACGCGGCGCACGGCGGCGCGTTCCCGATCCACGTCCGCGACGTCGGCGTGGTCGGCGTGGTCACGGTCTCCGGCCTGCCGCAGGCCGAGGACCACGCGCTGGTCGTCGACGTGCTGGAGTCGTTCCTGAGCTGACCGGCTGCGCGAGCGCGAGCGGGAACGCGGCCGGTCAGCGACTGCGGCGCCACGTTCCGGCGGCGACGCACCGGCCGCGGGCGGTGCGGTTGCCGCCGGGCGCGGGGATGCCGCACGTTCCGGCGGCGACGAATCGGCCGCGGGCGGTGCGGTTGCCGCCGGGCGCGGGGATGCCGCACGTTCCGGCGGCGACGAATCGGCCGCGGGCGGTGCGGATGCTGCCGGGCGCGGGGATGCCGCCGGGGACCCGGCAGGCGTCCCCGGCTGCCGGTGGCGTGCGGGACCGTGGCGTTCCGCGTCCGATCGACGAGTTCCTCACCGATCGGACCCAGACCCGCTCGCCGAGCTTGACCGCGTGACCGCGGTCGCGCTCCCTCAGCCCTGAGGCGGCAGGATCGGCGCGTCGCCGCTGATCACCTGGTTGGCCGGTGGCGGGCTGGCGGGCGTGGTCGCGTGCCCGTCCTCCGGACGGACCCGGTCCGGCATCTGCCGCCAGCGCTCGGTCGCGGCGCGCGGCTCGCTCTTCTTCTCCATGCCGTCATCGTGGCACGGGAGCCGCGATCGCGGCAGATCATGACGC
Coding sequences within it:
- a CDS encoding VOC family protein — encoded protein: MRLVHILDCVDPQPLADFWSQALGFRVGAWEPPYQRIVDPAGRWPDMIFQAVPEEKRGKNRMHLDIQLTDMRGELGRFLALGAQLVRAPHDDNGYEIATLADPQGNEFCLVVPPPGSYDFDHLKALE
- a CDS encoding heme-degrading domain-containing protein, which translates into the protein MSDADLITRIEEQEKRLRFDRFDNDVAWRLGVLLTDTARERGLSVTIDIRRAGQQLFHAALPGTAPDNDRWIDRKVRVVERFQASSYLVGRRLAAKGRTLDESQGVDPAEYAAHGGAFPIHVRDVGVVGVVTVSGLPQAEDHALVVDVLESFLS